Proteins encoded in a region of the Panicum hallii strain FIL2 chromosome 3, PHallii_v3.1, whole genome shotgun sequence genome:
- the LOC112886080 gene encoding cytochrome P450 71D7-like: protein MDMDSLPLHYCSCLLLLALLYSLIKCYYTTSARSSCHRGLRLPPCPGQLPVIGSLHHLAGALPHHSLRRLSRRYGPLMFLRFGEVPVVVVSSGEAAREVMRTHDVAFATRPQIAAIRTLTKEGQAIAFAPYGEHWRQLRKICAVELLSAGRVRSFRAVREEEVARLVGAVSSASGNNELMNLSEMIAAYVADTAVHAIMGRRLDVDDRGAFLRYIDEAIRLASGFSLADLFPSSWIAGALSWWGAHKAEVYREGLFKFLDAVITEHMERKSQDSKSQEDLIDVLLRIQSQGSYHFLTMGIIKAVVFDLFSAGTETAATTLQWAMAELMRNPDMMSRAQAEVRAVFMPRMKVVEEGLSELNYLHWIIKETLRLHIPGPLLIPRECRETCKVLGYDVPKGAMVLVNAWAISRDPQCWEEPEKFKPDRFQSDTRDFKGNDFEFTPFGAGRRICPGMLFGLANVELALANLLFHFDWSLPDGIRPGELDMTEAMGITARREKDLWLRAKVVSSNLPH from the exons ATGGACATGGATAGCCTGCCCCTTCACTACTGCAGCTGCCTGCTATTGCTTGCTCTCCTCTACTCCCTAATCAAATGTTACTACACAACATCCGCCCGCTCCAGCTGCCATCGTGGCCTACGGCTCCCCCCGTGCCCCGGGCAGCTCCCTGTCATCGGCAGCCTCCACCACCTGGCCGGCGCGCTCCCGCACCACTCGCTGCGCCGCCTCTCACGCCGCTACGGCCCTCTCATGTTTCTCAGGTTCGGCGAGGTCCCGGTCGTCGTTGTCTCCTCCGGCGAGGCGGCCAGGGAGGTCATGAGGACGCACGACGTGGCGTTCGCCACGAGGCCCCAGATCGCGGCGATCAGGACCCTCACCAAGGAAGGTCAGGCCATCGCGTTCGCCCCGTACGGCGAGCACTGGCGTCAGCTCCGCAAGATCTGCGCCGTGGAGCTGCTCAGCGCCGGCCGTGTCCGGTCGTTCCGGGCTGTCCGCgaggaggaggtggcgcggctcgTCGGGGCCGTCTCGTCGGCATCAGGTAACAATGAGCTTATGAACCTCAGCGAGATGATTGCGGCGTACGTCGCCGACACGGCGGTGCATGCCATCATGGGGAGACGCCTCGACGTCGACGACCGCGGCGCCTTCCTGCGCTACATCGACGAAGCCATTCGGTTGGCCAGTGGCTTCAGCCTAGCTGATTTGTTCCCATCGTCATGGATCGCTGGAGCTCTAAGCTGGTGGGGCGCGCATAAGGCGGAGGTGTACCGAGAGGGATTGTTCAAGTTTTTGGATGCTGTCATAACTGAGCATATGGAGAGAAAGTCGCAAGACAGCAAATCGCAGGAAGATTTGATAGACGTCCTCCTGAGGATTCAAAGCCAAGGCTCATATCATTTCCTTACTATGGGCATAATAAAAGCTGTTGTTTTT GATCTTTTCTCAGCTGGGACTGAAACTGCTGCAACAACATTGCAATGGGCCATGGCGGAGTTGATGAGGAATCCTGATATGATGTCTAGGGCGCAAGCTGAGGTAAGGGCAGTCTTCATGCCTCGCATGAAGGTTGTAGAGGAGGGATTGAGCGAATTAAACTACCTGCATTGGATCATCAAAGAGACCTTGCGGCTGCACATTCCCGGCCCGCTGCTGATTCCAAGGGAGTGTCGAGAAACATGCAAGGTCCTAGGCTACGATGTGCCCAAGGGTGCTATGGTGCTCGTGAATGCATGGGCAATCTCAAGGGACCCACAGTGCTGGGAGGAACCAGAGAAGTTCAAGCCAGATAGGTTCCAGAGTGACACGAGAGATTTTAAAGGGAATGACTTTGAGTTCACGCCGTTTGGAGCCGGACGACGTATTTGCCCTGGGATGTTATTTGGGCTTGCTAATGTCGAGCTTGCTCTTGCAAACCTTCTATTCCATTTTGATTGGAGCCTACCTGACGGCATCCGTCCCGGTGAACTAGATATGACTGAAGCTATGGGAATTACTGCAAGGAGAGAAAAGGACCTTTGGTTAAGAGCTAAAGTAGTTTCTTCGAATCTGCCCCATTAG
- the LOC112887280 gene encoding 5-epiaristolochene 1,3-dihydroxylase-like, with translation MLLRFGEVPVVVVSSGEAAREVMRTHDAVFATRPQTATIRILTNQAQAIALTPYGDHWRRLRKICAIELLSAGRVRSFRPVREEEVAWLVGAVSSASGNNELMNLSEMIAAYVADTAVHAIMGRRLDVDDRGAFLRYIDEAIRLASGFSLADLFPSSWIAGALSWWGAHKAEVYRGGLFKFLDAVITEHVERKSEEAKSQEDLIDVLLRIQGQGPSSQFLTMGTIKAVIFDLFSAGTETAATTLQWAMAELMRNPDVMSRAQAEVREVFMPRMKVVEEGLSELKYLRWIIKETLRLHTPGPLLIPRECRETCKVLGYDVPKGAMVLVNAWAISRDPQCWEESEKFKPDRFESDTRDFKGNDFEFTPFGAGRRICPGMSFGLANVELALANLLFYFDWSLPDSIRPSELDMTEAMGITARREKDLWLRAKVCSNLPH, from the exons ATGCTCCTCAGGTTCGGCGAGGtcccggtcgtcgtcgtctcctCCGGCGAGGCGGCCAGGGAGGTCATGAGGACGCACGACGCGGTGTTCGCCACGAGGCCCCAGACCGCGACGATCAGGATACTCACCAACCAGGCCCAGGCCATCGCGCTCACCCCGTACGGCGACCACTGGCGCCGCCTCCGCAAGATCTGCGCCATCGAGCTGCTCAGCGCCGGCCGCGTCCGGTCGTTCCGGCCTGTCCGCGAGGAGGAGGTGGCGTGGCTCGTCGGGGCCGTCTCGTCGGCATCAGGTAACAATGAGCTTATGAACCTCAGCGAGATGATTGCGGCGTACGTCGCCGACACGGCGGTGCATGCCATCATGGGGAGACGCCTCGACGTCGACGACCGCGGCGCCTTCCTGCGCTACATCGACGAAGCCATTCGGTTGGCCAGTGGCTTCAGCCTGGCTGATTTGTTCCCATCGTCATGGATCGCTGGAGCTCTAAGCTGGTGGGGCGCGCATAAGGCGGAGGTGTACCGAGGGGGATTGTTCAAGTTTTTGGATGCTGTCATAACTGAGCATGTGGAGAGGAAGTCAGAAGAGGCCAAATCACAGGAAGATTTGATAGATGTCCTCCTGAGGATTCAAGGCCAAGGCCCATCATCTCAGTTCCTTACTATGGGCACAATAAAAGCTGTTATTTTT GATCTTTTCTCAGCTGGGACTGAAACTGCGGCGACAACATTGCAATGGGCCATGGCAGAGTTGATGAGGAACCCCGATGTGATGTCTAGGGCACAAGCTGAGGTAAGGGAAGTCTTCATGCCTCGCATGAAGGTTGTAGAGGAGGGATTGAGCGAATTAAAATACCTGCGTTGGATCATCAAAGAGACCTTGCGGCTGCACACTCCTGGTCCGCTGCTGATTCCAAGAGAGTGTCGAGAAACATGCAAGGTCCTAGGTTATGATGTTCCGAAGGGTGCTATGGTGCTCGTGAATGCATGGGCAATCTCAAGGGATCCACAATGCTGGGAGGAGTCAGAAAAGTTCAAGCCAGATAGGTTCGAGAGTGACACAAGAGACTTCAAAGGGAATGATTTTGAGTTTACGCCGTTTGGAGCCGGACGGCGTATTTGCCCTGGAATGTCATTTGGGCTCGCTAATGTCGAGCTTGCTCTTGCAAACCTTCTATTCTATTTTGATTGGAGCCTACCTGACAGCATTCGTCCAAGTGAACTAGATATGACTGAAGCTATGGGAATTACTGCAAGGAGAGAAAAGGACCTCTggttaagggctaaagtgtgtTCGAATCTGCCCCATTAG
- the LOC112886674 gene encoding probable protein phosphatase 2C 77, whose translation MLHGVRFLCSAAAALARLAHAILGSASGWWALLFMQLCPGPTSAATTTATAVPAPWQHLQPGRAAASSKKVHPAALAVDEKPAGCGKDQMPAPAVVLPAFNKQQGDKTAKVARGRPPRLAIPPPVACAPGVDPFGPAADRETDVATELEVQGEGFCLASRRGVRHAMEDGYGVIADHITQGGSRLAFYGVYDGHGGRAAVDFVADKLSKNVVAAVAASASTMASHRQQSGLLPMSPPPPPTGEEEEDETEQVVAAIRAAYLTTDSEFLSQGVRGGACAATALVKDGDLYVANVGDCRAVLGSRGRVATALTSDHTAGREDERRRIESSGGYVSCGSGGVWRVQDCLAVSRAFGDASMKPWVTCEPEVSRRRLTPDCRFLVVASDGLWNKVSCQEAVDAVSAAASSSSAAVGPCKELVALARSRGSRDDITVMVVDLQRFLQL comes from the exons ATGCTCCACGGCGTCAGGTTCCtgtgctccgccgccgccgccctcgcccgcCTCGCGCACGCGATCCTCGGCAGCGCCAGCGGCTGGTGGGCGCTCCTCTTCATGCAACTCTGCCCCGGCCCGACGTCGGCCGCGACCACCACCGCCACGGCGGTCCCCGCGCCGTGGCAGCATCTGCAGcccgggagggcggcggccagCAGCAAGAAGGTGCACCCTGCGGCGCTAGCCGTCGACGAGAAGCCGGCCGGCTGTGGCAAGGACCAGATGCCCGCACCGGCGGTCGTTCTTCCGGCGTTCAATAAGCAGCAAGGGGATAAGACGGCCAAGGTGGCGCGGGGGAGACCGCCCAGGCTGGCCATACCGCCGCCGGTGGCCTGCGCTCCAGGCGTCGACCCGTTTGGCCCGGCGGCGGACCGGGAGACTGACGTGGCGACGGAGCTGGAGGTGCAGGGCGAGGGGTTCTGCCTGGCGAGCAGGAGAGGGGTCAGGCACGCCATGGAGGATGGGTATGGGGTCATCGCTGATCACATCACTCAAGGAGGCTCCCGATTG GCCTTCTACGGTGTGTACGACGGGcacggcggccgcgcggccgtGGACTTCGTCGCCGACAAGCTCAGCAAGAACGTCGTCGCCGCagtcgccgcctccgcctcgacGATGGCGAGCCACCGGCAACAGTCAGGACTACTGCCaatgtcgccgccgccgccgccgacgggtgaagaagaagaagatgagacGGAGCAGGTCGTGGCGGCGATCAGAGCGGCCTACCTGACCACTGACAGCGAATTCCTGAGCCAG GgcgtacgcggcggcgcatGCGCGGCGACGGCGCTGGTGAAGGACGGCGACCTCTACGTCGCCAACGTGGGCGACTGCCGCGCCGTCCTCGGCAGCCGCGGCCGCGTCGCCACCGCGCTGACGAGCGACCACACCGCCGGCCGCGAGGACGAGAGGCGCCGCATCGAGAGCTCG GGCGGGTACGTGagctgcggcagcggcggcgtgtGGCGCGTGCAGGACTGCCTCGCCGTGTCGCGCGCGTTTGGCGACGCGTCCATGAAGCCCTGGGTCACCTGCGAGCCCGAGgtgtcgcgccgccgcctcacccCGGACTGCCGATTCCTCGTCGTCGCGTCCGACGGCCTCTGGAACAAGGTGTCCTGCCAGGAGGCGGTCGacgccgtctccgccgccgcgtcgtcgtcctccgccgccgtgGGACCGTGCAAGGAGCTGGTCGCCTTGGCCAGGAGCAGGGGCAGCCGGGACGACATCACCGTCATGGTCGTCGATCTGCAGCGATTCCTACAATTATAG